In Candidatus Acidulodesulfobacterium acidiphilum, the following are encoded in one genomic region:
- the mnmE gene encoding tRNA uridine-5-carboxymethylaminomethyl(34) synthesis GTPase MnmE produces the protein MSFLKNEIDTICAISSPSGEGAISIIRASGADCLHILKKIFRPYRKDLSDIKSRFLYIGRIFDFQTESFVDEAACVFIKGPNSYTGEDMFEIYPHGGVFNTKYILEIILKSGARLAYNGEFTKRAYLNNKISLVKAEAILEIIKANSLKTLVIANNELSGLLEKKIEKIKEDYLYMLASVEALIDFPEEEFENINADFLKKAEESAELILELIESYENYELNKRGFSIVIAGQPNVGKSSILNKLLDKNRAIVSDIPGTTRDYIEENLFLSNKPVKIIDTAGLRETENEIEYEGIKVSYSQIKNADAVLYVFDVNDLTENEILKEILEEKENVVPVVNKLDTLVVKNLKTVENKIIKEFKFTNNPVFISAKTGEGFESMKTALYDIIIKSESGVKDDVGITTIRQKNLLLKSLNFLERAKEKFKEGSPLELVSIDLRDGIKSLDEIIGSVTNEDVLDVLFKEFCIGK, from the coding sequence ATGTCTTTTTTAAAAAATGAAATAGATACTATTTGCGCTATTTCTTCTCCTTCAGGCGAAGGAGCAATCAGCATTATCAGGGCATCCGGCGCAGACTGCCTGCATATACTTAAAAAAATTTTCAGGCCTTACCGCAAAGATTTATCCGATATAAAATCCCGTTTTTTATATATAGGACGCATTTTCGATTTTCAAACCGAATCTTTTGTCGACGAAGCGGCATGCGTTTTTATAAAAGGTCCGAATTCGTATACCGGAGAAGATATGTTTGAAATATATCCTCACGGCGGAGTATTTAACACCAAATATATACTGGAAATAATATTAAAATCGGGCGCAAGGCTTGCATATAACGGAGAATTTACCAAAAGAGCCTATCTGAACAATAAAATTAGCCTTGTAAAAGCAGAAGCTATTCTGGAAATAATCAAAGCTAATTCTTTAAAAACCTTAGTTATCGCAAACAACGAACTCAGCGGATTATTAGAAAAAAAAATTGAAAAAATTAAAGAAGATTATCTTTATATGCTTGCTTCCGTTGAAGCGTTGATAGATTTTCCGGAGGAGGAATTTGAAAATATTAATGCCGATTTTCTAAAAAAAGCAGAGGAGTCGGCGGAATTAATCTTGGAGCTTATAGAATCTTACGAGAATTACGAGCTAAACAAGAGAGGTTTCAGCATAGTAATAGCCGGACAGCCCAATGTAGGAAAGTCTAGTATATTAAACAAACTTTTAGATAAAAATAGAGCCATAGTTTCGGATATTCCCGGTACTACGAGGGATTATATCGAAGAAAATCTTTTTTTATCCAATAAACCCGTTAAAATTATAGACACTGCCGGATTAAGGGAAACGGAGAATGAGATAGAATATGAGGGAATAAAAGTCAGCTACAGCCAGATTAAAAATGCCGATGCCGTTTTATATGTTTTCGACGTTAACGATTTAACGGAGAATGAAATTTTAAAGGAAATATTGGAAGAAAAAGAAAACGTTGTTCCCGTAGTTAATAAATTAGATACCTTAGTTGTTAAAAACTTAAAAACGGTAGAAAATAAAATTATTAAGGAATTTAAGTTTACTAATAATCCTGTTTTTATAAGCGCCAAGACCGGTGAAGGTTTTGAGTCGATGAAAACGGCTCTGTATGATATTATCATAAAGTCTGAAAGCGGCGTTAAAGACGACGTCGGTATTACGACTATCAGGCAGAAAAACTTGCTTTTAAAATCTTTAAATTTTTTAGAAAGAGCAAAAGAAAAATTTAAAGAAGGTTCTCCTTTAGAACTGGTATCGATAGATTTAAGAGACGGCATTA